In one window of Pieris brassicae chromosome 10, ilPieBrab1.1, whole genome shotgun sequence DNA:
- the LOC123714928 gene encoding zinc finger CCCH domain-containing protein 14 isoform X1 codes for MDVVGSEIGQKMRSAIKAKLTELGCYVDDELPDYVMVMVANKRTQMQMEDDLQLFLADNTELFVNWLHQVLKKLQEVTVAAPLKIDKEKAKERSASKDRKSKEKKDKDKSKRSDFLKKSKKKEKEKLLHKKEKKLQKSKKEKRSKSHERIRPNIPPLLMNMEKHSEPSITDVFAGQILKNHGVNLDNYKDDITIMETKAFIKDKRQILPIIDPASILETDTNSTEPQNSDSNSNEVPRQSALKEMNEIEAKIQGLKQKLVEQLDSMSDDEDFLNIRTEAEELMNDFAEDVFQEISQPTKAALVVSEDALIQKNTQKSIPKEGTDRPVEIPKLSTERSKDGSAVEVPRMPDDPTETLPQIELNLPKRPIRERLGTRNPVKDAEVKATGKPLSPESFTPERETTEPVETRKADDRSAKRLTSKVCASVVRVRPRPRADASASNLLLRAVADAHKSLLNVSPVGRDPSAERRERLNSVRPLQIPPKVETEPSSVKRALVLPMRRCVDPDKIVIRVAADGRTDEAHRFVSSTRAKDEYPPIASSERISNSAYVPTRSAVASASASASAADSLVVETINIHNPTVDKDKDTQFIVTMDGYHPNAFLAKKLLTEGLLDDDDGESGKLTPQATKEKEINKKDKNGPAKAEEEMAPVDDKVNEKKPEVEKEPKERGGPVSSAVSQKKRLSDTSEDSGTQVIIKREDEKVEKRKRGVAPSAVTTDVPAVKKRRASPIVFDVDKKAGDRDARRERTVSASSDSHSVSLTTLTDANKYDAVPPLSQAVAGSERRGLWCRAFPSCRFGPSCAFVHPRCKFAASCTRRGCVYAHDAPSVASHVVPVANFKSVPSSIPNLCKFYPNCANPSCHFYHPKPCRFGKACANRLECNFYHADVPGKMYTL; via the exons ATGGATGTGGTCGGTAGCGAAATTGGCCAAAAAATGCGC TCTGCCATTAAGGCAAAGTTGACCGAACTGGGATGCTATGTCG ATGATGAACTTCCTGACTATGTAATGGTGATGGTTGCTAACAAACGCACTCAGATGCAAATGGAGGATGACCTACAACTATTTCTTGCAGATAATACAGAACTGTTTGTGAATTGGTTGCACCaggttttaaagaaattgcAAGAAGTTACAGTTGCTGCACCACTAA aAATTGACAAAGAGAAAGCCAAAGAAAGATCTGCATCAAAAGACAGAAAATCAAAGGAAAAGAAAGATAAAGACAAGTCCAAAAGgagtgattttttaaaaaaatcaaaaaagaaagaaaaagaaaagctTCTACacaagaaagaaaaaaaattacaaaagagCAAGAAAGAAAAGAGAAGCAAGAGCCATGAGCGGATCCGTCCAAATATTCCACCGCTGCTAATGAATATGGAAAAACATTCTGAACCCTCAATAACTGATGTTTTTGCTGGTCAAATCCTCAAGAATCATGGAGTCAACCTCGATAATTACAAAGATGACATTACAATTATGGAAACTAAGGCCTTCATTAAAGATAAGAGGCAGATTCTACCAATAATAGATCCTGCCTCTATATTGGAGACAGACACAAATTCAACAGAACCACAAAATTCTGACTCAAATTCAAACGAAGTGCCGAGGCAGAGTGCATTGAAagaaatgaatgaaattgaAGCCAAAATACAAGGGTTAAAGCAGAAATTGGTGGAGCAATTAGATTCTATGTCCGATGATGaagactttttaaatataagaactGAGGCAGAAGAGTTGATGAATGATTTTGCCGAGGATGTCTTTCAG GAAATTAGTCAACCGACGAAAGCGGCACTCGTCGTTTCGGAAGATGCACTGattcaaaaaaatacacaaaagtcTATCCCCAAGGAAGGGACGGACCGGCCCGTCGAGATCCCGAAGCTTTCCACGGAACGTTCGAAGGACGGTTCGGCCGTTGAAGTCCCGAGGATGCCCGATGACCCCACGGAGACGTTGCCCCAAATCGAGCTGAATCTCCCCAAACGCCCCATCAGAGAGCGGCTCGGCACTCGAAATCCGGTCAAGGACGCGGAAGTCAAGGCGACGGGAAAACCTTTAAGCCCCGAAAG CTTCACGCCGGAAAGGGAGACGACGGAGCCGGTCGAGACCAGAAAGGCGGACGACCGGAGCGCCAAGAGGCTCACCTCCAA AGTGTGCGCGTCCGTGGTGCGGGTCCGGCCTCGGCCGCGAGCCGACGCCTCCGCCTCCAACCTGCTGCTGAGGGCCGTCGCCGACGCGCACAAGAGCCTGCTGAACGTGAGTCCGGTCGGCCGAGATCCGTCCGCCGAACGGCGAGAGCGACTGAACTCCGTCCGTCCGTTGCAGATTCCCCCCAAGGTGGAGACGGAGCCGTCCAGTGTGAAGCGGGCGTTGGTGCTGCCCATGCGCCGCTGCGTCGATCCCGACAAGATCGTCATCCGCGTGGCCGCCGACGGACGGACCGACGAAGCGCA TAGGTTCGTGAGCAGCACCAGGGCGAAGGACGAATACCCTCCGATTGCCTCGAGCGAGAGAATCTCGAACTCGGCCTACGTCCCCACCCGGAGCGCCGTCGCCTCCGCCTCCGCCTCCGCCTCCGCCGCGGACTCGCTCGTGGTGGAGACCAT AAATATACACAATCCGACCGTCGACAAAGACAAAGACACACAATTCATAGTAACGATGGACGGTTACCACCCGAACGCGTTCCTGGCCAAAAAGCTTTTGACGGAGGGTCTATTAGATGACGACGACGGTGAATCAGGAAAGCTTACACCGCAAGCGACAaaggaaaaagaaataaacaaaaaagacaaaaatggACCCGCGAAGGCCGAAGAGGAAATGGCGCCAGTCGACGACAAAGTGAACGAAAAGAAACCCGAAGTGGAGAAGGAGCCGAAGGAGAGAGGCGGGCCCGTCTCGTCAGCCGTCAGCCAAAAGAAACGGTTGAGCGACACGAGCGAGGACAGCGGAACTcaagttattataaaacggGAAGACGAGAAGGTGGAAAAGAGAAAGAGGGGCGTGGCACCGAGTGCGGTAACGACGGACGTACCTGCGGTCAAGAAGAGAAGGGCGTCGCCGATAGTCTTCGACGTGGATAAGAAAGCGGGAGATCGAGACGCGCGAAGAGAGAGGACGGTGAGCGCGAGCAGTGACAGTCACTCCGTCTCGCTGACCACTCTCACCGACGCGAACAAATACGATGCGGTGCCTCCGC TGTCGCAAGCCGTGGCAGGCAGCGAGCGTCGAGGTTTGTGGTGCCGAGCCTTCCCTTCGTGCCGCTTCGGGCCTTCGTGCGCCTTCGTGCACCCTCGCTGCAAGTTCGCGGCCTCCTGCACCCGCCGAGGCTGCGTCTACGCGCACGACGCGCCCTCCGTCG CCTCCCACGTGGTCCCCGTCGCGAACTTCAAATCCGTTCCGAGTTCGATTCCTAACCTGTGCAAATTTTATCCGAACTGCGCGAACCCTTCGTGCCACTTCTACCATCCGAAGCCCTGTCGCTTCGGCAAGGCCTGCGCGAACAGGCTCGAGTGCAATTTCTACCACGCTGACGTTCCGGGAAAGATGTACACTCTTTGA
- the LOC123714928 gene encoding zinc finger CCCH domain-containing protein 14 isoform X3 encodes MDVVGSEIGQKMRSAIKAKLTELGCYVDDELPDYVMVMVANKRTQMQMEDDLQLFLADNTELFVNWLHQVLKKLQEVTVAAPLKIDKEKAKERSASKDRKSKEKKDKDKSKRSDFLKKSKKKEKEKLLHKKEKKLQKSKKEKRSKSHERIRPNIPPLLMNMEKHSEPSITDVFAGQILKNHGVNLDNYKDDITIMETKAFIKDKRQILPIIDPASILETDTNSTEPQNSDSNSNEVPRQSALKEMNEIEAKIQGLKQKLVEQLDSMSDDEDFLNIRTEAEELMNDFAEDVFQEISQPTKAALVVSEDALIQKNTQKSIPKEGTDRPVEIPKLSTERSKDGSAVEVPRMPDDPTETLPQIELNLPKRPIRERLGTRNPVKDAEVKATGKPLSPESFTPERETTEPVETRKADDRSAKRLTSKVCASVVRVRPRPRADASASNLLLRAVADAHKSLLNIPPKVETEPSSVKRALVLPMRRCVDPDKIVIRVAADGRTDEAHRFVSSTRAKDEYPPIASSERISNSAYVPTRSAVASASASASAADSLVVETINIHNPTVDKDKDTQFIVTMDGYHPNAFLAKKLLTEGLLDDDDGESGKLTPQATKEKEINKKDKNGPAKAEEEMAPVDDKVNEKKPEVEKEPKERGGPVSSAVSQKKRLSDTSEDSGTQVIIKREDEKVEKRKRGVAPSAVTTDVPAVKKRRASPIVFDVDKKAGDRDARRERTVSASSDSHSVSLTTLTDANKYDAVPPLSQAVAGSERRGLWCRAFPSCRFGPSCAFVHPRCKFAASCTRRGCVYAHDAPSVASHVVPVANFKSVPSSIPNLCKFYPNCANPSCHFYHPKPCRFGKACANRLECNFYHADVPGKMYTL; translated from the exons ATGGATGTGGTCGGTAGCGAAATTGGCCAAAAAATGCGC TCTGCCATTAAGGCAAAGTTGACCGAACTGGGATGCTATGTCG ATGATGAACTTCCTGACTATGTAATGGTGATGGTTGCTAACAAACGCACTCAGATGCAAATGGAGGATGACCTACAACTATTTCTTGCAGATAATACAGAACTGTTTGTGAATTGGTTGCACCaggttttaaagaaattgcAAGAAGTTACAGTTGCTGCACCACTAA aAATTGACAAAGAGAAAGCCAAAGAAAGATCTGCATCAAAAGACAGAAAATCAAAGGAAAAGAAAGATAAAGACAAGTCCAAAAGgagtgattttttaaaaaaatcaaaaaagaaagaaaaagaaaagctTCTACacaagaaagaaaaaaaattacaaaagagCAAGAAAGAAAAGAGAAGCAAGAGCCATGAGCGGATCCGTCCAAATATTCCACCGCTGCTAATGAATATGGAAAAACATTCTGAACCCTCAATAACTGATGTTTTTGCTGGTCAAATCCTCAAGAATCATGGAGTCAACCTCGATAATTACAAAGATGACATTACAATTATGGAAACTAAGGCCTTCATTAAAGATAAGAGGCAGATTCTACCAATAATAGATCCTGCCTCTATATTGGAGACAGACACAAATTCAACAGAACCACAAAATTCTGACTCAAATTCAAACGAAGTGCCGAGGCAGAGTGCATTGAAagaaatgaatgaaattgaAGCCAAAATACAAGGGTTAAAGCAGAAATTGGTGGAGCAATTAGATTCTATGTCCGATGATGaagactttttaaatataagaactGAGGCAGAAGAGTTGATGAATGATTTTGCCGAGGATGTCTTTCAG GAAATTAGTCAACCGACGAAAGCGGCACTCGTCGTTTCGGAAGATGCACTGattcaaaaaaatacacaaaagtcTATCCCCAAGGAAGGGACGGACCGGCCCGTCGAGATCCCGAAGCTTTCCACGGAACGTTCGAAGGACGGTTCGGCCGTTGAAGTCCCGAGGATGCCCGATGACCCCACGGAGACGTTGCCCCAAATCGAGCTGAATCTCCCCAAACGCCCCATCAGAGAGCGGCTCGGCACTCGAAATCCGGTCAAGGACGCGGAAGTCAAGGCGACGGGAAAACCTTTAAGCCCCGAAAG CTTCACGCCGGAAAGGGAGACGACGGAGCCGGTCGAGACCAGAAAGGCGGACGACCGGAGCGCCAAGAGGCTCACCTCCAA AGTGTGCGCGTCCGTGGTGCGGGTCCGGCCTCGGCCGCGAGCCGACGCCTCCGCCTCCAACCTGCTGCTGAGGGCCGTCGCCGACGCGCACAAGAGCCTGCTGAAC ATTCCCCCCAAGGTGGAGACGGAGCCGTCCAGTGTGAAGCGGGCGTTGGTGCTGCCCATGCGCCGCTGCGTCGATCCCGACAAGATCGTCATCCGCGTGGCCGCCGACGGACGGACCGACGAAGCGCA TAGGTTCGTGAGCAGCACCAGGGCGAAGGACGAATACCCTCCGATTGCCTCGAGCGAGAGAATCTCGAACTCGGCCTACGTCCCCACCCGGAGCGCCGTCGCCTCCGCCTCCGCCTCCGCCTCCGCCGCGGACTCGCTCGTGGTGGAGACCAT AAATATACACAATCCGACCGTCGACAAAGACAAAGACACACAATTCATAGTAACGATGGACGGTTACCACCCGAACGCGTTCCTGGCCAAAAAGCTTTTGACGGAGGGTCTATTAGATGACGACGACGGTGAATCAGGAAAGCTTACACCGCAAGCGACAaaggaaaaagaaataaacaaaaaagacaaaaatggACCCGCGAAGGCCGAAGAGGAAATGGCGCCAGTCGACGACAAAGTGAACGAAAAGAAACCCGAAGTGGAGAAGGAGCCGAAGGAGAGAGGCGGGCCCGTCTCGTCAGCCGTCAGCCAAAAGAAACGGTTGAGCGACACGAGCGAGGACAGCGGAACTcaagttattataaaacggGAAGACGAGAAGGTGGAAAAGAGAAAGAGGGGCGTGGCACCGAGTGCGGTAACGACGGACGTACCTGCGGTCAAGAAGAGAAGGGCGTCGCCGATAGTCTTCGACGTGGATAAGAAAGCGGGAGATCGAGACGCGCGAAGAGAGAGGACGGTGAGCGCGAGCAGTGACAGTCACTCCGTCTCGCTGACCACTCTCACCGACGCGAACAAATACGATGCGGTGCCTCCGC TGTCGCAAGCCGTGGCAGGCAGCGAGCGTCGAGGTTTGTGGTGCCGAGCCTTCCCTTCGTGCCGCTTCGGGCCTTCGTGCGCCTTCGTGCACCCTCGCTGCAAGTTCGCGGCCTCCTGCACCCGCCGAGGCTGCGTCTACGCGCACGACGCGCCCTCCGTCG CCTCCCACGTGGTCCCCGTCGCGAACTTCAAATCCGTTCCGAGTTCGATTCCTAACCTGTGCAAATTTTATCCGAACTGCGCGAACCCTTCGTGCCACTTCTACCATCCGAAGCCCTGTCGCTTCGGCAAGGCCTGCGCGAACAGGCTCGAGTGCAATTTCTACCACGCTGACGTTCCGGGAAAGATGTACACTCTTTGA
- the LOC123714928 gene encoding zinc finger CCCH domain-containing protein 14 isoform X2, whose translation MDVVGSEIGQKMRSAIKAKLTELGCYVDDELPDYVMVMVANKRTQMQMEDDLQLFLADNTELFVNWLHQVLKKLQEVTVAAPLKIDKEKAKERSASKDRKSKEKKDKDKSKRSDFLKKSKKKEKEKLLHKKEKKLQKSKKEKRSKSHERIRPNIPPLLMNMEKHSEPSITDVFAGQILKNHGVNLDNYKDDITIMETKAFIKDKRQILPIIDPASILETDTNSTEPQNSDSNSNEVPRQSALKEMNEIEAKIQGLKQKLVEQLDSMSDDEDFLNIRTEAEELMNDFAEDVFQEISQPTKAALVVSEDALIQKNTQKSIPKEGTDRPVEIPKLSTERSKDGSAVEVPRMPDDPTETLPQIELNLPKRPIRERLGTRNPVKDAEVKATGKPLSPESFTPERETTEPVETRKADDRSAKRLTSKVCASVVRVRPRPRADASASNLLLRAVADAHKSLLNVSPVGRDPSAERRERLNSVRPLQIPPKVETEPSSVKRALVLPMRRCVDPDKIVIRVAADGRTDEAQFVSSTRAKDEYPPIASSERISNSAYVPTRSAVASASASASAADSLVVETINIHNPTVDKDKDTQFIVTMDGYHPNAFLAKKLLTEGLLDDDDGESGKLTPQATKEKEINKKDKNGPAKAEEEMAPVDDKVNEKKPEVEKEPKERGGPVSSAVSQKKRLSDTSEDSGTQVIIKREDEKVEKRKRGVAPSAVTTDVPAVKKRRASPIVFDVDKKAGDRDARRERTVSASSDSHSVSLTTLTDANKYDAVPPLSQAVAGSERRGLWCRAFPSCRFGPSCAFVHPRCKFAASCTRRGCVYAHDAPSVASHVVPVANFKSVPSSIPNLCKFYPNCANPSCHFYHPKPCRFGKACANRLECNFYHADVPGKMYTL comes from the exons ATGGATGTGGTCGGTAGCGAAATTGGCCAAAAAATGCGC TCTGCCATTAAGGCAAAGTTGACCGAACTGGGATGCTATGTCG ATGATGAACTTCCTGACTATGTAATGGTGATGGTTGCTAACAAACGCACTCAGATGCAAATGGAGGATGACCTACAACTATTTCTTGCAGATAATACAGAACTGTTTGTGAATTGGTTGCACCaggttttaaagaaattgcAAGAAGTTACAGTTGCTGCACCACTAA aAATTGACAAAGAGAAAGCCAAAGAAAGATCTGCATCAAAAGACAGAAAATCAAAGGAAAAGAAAGATAAAGACAAGTCCAAAAGgagtgattttttaaaaaaatcaaaaaagaaagaaaaagaaaagctTCTACacaagaaagaaaaaaaattacaaaagagCAAGAAAGAAAAGAGAAGCAAGAGCCATGAGCGGATCCGTCCAAATATTCCACCGCTGCTAATGAATATGGAAAAACATTCTGAACCCTCAATAACTGATGTTTTTGCTGGTCAAATCCTCAAGAATCATGGAGTCAACCTCGATAATTACAAAGATGACATTACAATTATGGAAACTAAGGCCTTCATTAAAGATAAGAGGCAGATTCTACCAATAATAGATCCTGCCTCTATATTGGAGACAGACACAAATTCAACAGAACCACAAAATTCTGACTCAAATTCAAACGAAGTGCCGAGGCAGAGTGCATTGAAagaaatgaatgaaattgaAGCCAAAATACAAGGGTTAAAGCAGAAATTGGTGGAGCAATTAGATTCTATGTCCGATGATGaagactttttaaatataagaactGAGGCAGAAGAGTTGATGAATGATTTTGCCGAGGATGTCTTTCAG GAAATTAGTCAACCGACGAAAGCGGCACTCGTCGTTTCGGAAGATGCACTGattcaaaaaaatacacaaaagtcTATCCCCAAGGAAGGGACGGACCGGCCCGTCGAGATCCCGAAGCTTTCCACGGAACGTTCGAAGGACGGTTCGGCCGTTGAAGTCCCGAGGATGCCCGATGACCCCACGGAGACGTTGCCCCAAATCGAGCTGAATCTCCCCAAACGCCCCATCAGAGAGCGGCTCGGCACTCGAAATCCGGTCAAGGACGCGGAAGTCAAGGCGACGGGAAAACCTTTAAGCCCCGAAAG CTTCACGCCGGAAAGGGAGACGACGGAGCCGGTCGAGACCAGAAAGGCGGACGACCGGAGCGCCAAGAGGCTCACCTCCAA AGTGTGCGCGTCCGTGGTGCGGGTCCGGCCTCGGCCGCGAGCCGACGCCTCCGCCTCCAACCTGCTGCTGAGGGCCGTCGCCGACGCGCACAAGAGCCTGCTGAACGTGAGTCCGGTCGGCCGAGATCCGTCCGCCGAACGGCGAGAGCGACTGAACTCCGTCCGTCCGTTGCAGATTCCCCCCAAGGTGGAGACGGAGCCGTCCAGTGTGAAGCGGGCGTTGGTGCTGCCCATGCGCCGCTGCGTCGATCCCGACAAGATCGTCATCCGCGTGGCCGCCGACGGACGGACCGACGAAGCGCA GTTCGTGAGCAGCACCAGGGCGAAGGACGAATACCCTCCGATTGCCTCGAGCGAGAGAATCTCGAACTCGGCCTACGTCCCCACCCGGAGCGCCGTCGCCTCCGCCTCCGCCTCCGCCTCCGCCGCGGACTCGCTCGTGGTGGAGACCAT AAATATACACAATCCGACCGTCGACAAAGACAAAGACACACAATTCATAGTAACGATGGACGGTTACCACCCGAACGCGTTCCTGGCCAAAAAGCTTTTGACGGAGGGTCTATTAGATGACGACGACGGTGAATCAGGAAAGCTTACACCGCAAGCGACAaaggaaaaagaaataaacaaaaaagacaaaaatggACCCGCGAAGGCCGAAGAGGAAATGGCGCCAGTCGACGACAAAGTGAACGAAAAGAAACCCGAAGTGGAGAAGGAGCCGAAGGAGAGAGGCGGGCCCGTCTCGTCAGCCGTCAGCCAAAAGAAACGGTTGAGCGACACGAGCGAGGACAGCGGAACTcaagttattataaaacggGAAGACGAGAAGGTGGAAAAGAGAAAGAGGGGCGTGGCACCGAGTGCGGTAACGACGGACGTACCTGCGGTCAAGAAGAGAAGGGCGTCGCCGATAGTCTTCGACGTGGATAAGAAAGCGGGAGATCGAGACGCGCGAAGAGAGAGGACGGTGAGCGCGAGCAGTGACAGTCACTCCGTCTCGCTGACCACTCTCACCGACGCGAACAAATACGATGCGGTGCCTCCGC TGTCGCAAGCCGTGGCAGGCAGCGAGCGTCGAGGTTTGTGGTGCCGAGCCTTCCCTTCGTGCCGCTTCGGGCCTTCGTGCGCCTTCGTGCACCCTCGCTGCAAGTTCGCGGCCTCCTGCACCCGCCGAGGCTGCGTCTACGCGCACGACGCGCCCTCCGTCG CCTCCCACGTGGTCCCCGTCGCGAACTTCAAATCCGTTCCGAGTTCGATTCCTAACCTGTGCAAATTTTATCCGAACTGCGCGAACCCTTCGTGCCACTTCTACCATCCGAAGCCCTGTCGCTTCGGCAAGGCCTGCGCGAACAGGCTCGAGTGCAATTTCTACCACGCTGACGTTCCGGGAAAGATGTACACTCTTTGA
- the LOC123714928 gene encoding altered inheritance of mitochondria protein 21 isoform X4 has translation MDVVGSEIGQKMRSAIKAKLTELGCYVDNTELFVNWLHQVLKKLQEVTVAAPLKIDKEKAKERSASKDRKSKEKKDKDKSKRSDFLKKSKKKEKEKLLHKKEKKLQKSKKEKRSKSHERIRPNIPPLLMNMEKHSEPSITDVFAGQILKNHGVNLDNYKDDITIMETKAFIKDKRQILPIIDPASILETDTNSTEPQNSDSNSNEVPRQSALKEMNEIEAKIQGLKQKLVEQLDSMSDDEDFLNIRTEAEELMNDFAEDVFQEISQPTKAALVVSEDALIQKNTQKSIPKEGTDRPVEIPKLSTERSKDGSAVEVPRMPDDPTETLPQIELNLPKRPIRERLGTRNPVKDAEVKATGKPLSPESFTPERETTEPVETRKADDRSAKRLTSKVCASVVRVRPRPRADASASNLLLRAVADAHKSLLNVSPVGRDPSAERRERLNSVRPLQIPPKVETEPSSVKRALVLPMRRCVDPDKIVIRVAADGRTDEAHRFVSSTRAKDEYPPIASSERISNSAYVPTRSAVASASASASAADSLVVETINIHNPTVDKDKDTQFIVTMDGYHPNAFLAKKLLTEGLLDDDDGESGKLTPQATKEKEINKKDKNGPAKAEEEMAPVDDKVNEKKPEVEKEPKERGGPVSSAVSQKKRLSDTSEDSGTQVIIKREDEKVEKRKRGVAPSAVTTDVPAVKKRRASPIVFDVDKKAGDRDARRERTVSASSDSHSVSLTTLTDANKYDAVPPLSQAVAGSERRGLWCRAFPSCRFGPSCAFVHPRCKFAASCTRRGCVYAHDAPSVASHVVPVANFKSVPSSIPNLCKFYPNCANPSCHFYHPKPCRFGKACANRLECNFYHADVPGKMYTL, from the exons ATGGATGTGGTCGGTAGCGAAATTGGCCAAAAAATGCGC TCTGCCATTAAGGCAAAGTTGACCGAACTGGGATGCTATGTCG ATAATACAGAACTGTTTGTGAATTGGTTGCACCaggttttaaagaaattgcAAGAAGTTACAGTTGCTGCACCACTAA aAATTGACAAAGAGAAAGCCAAAGAAAGATCTGCATCAAAAGACAGAAAATCAAAGGAAAAGAAAGATAAAGACAAGTCCAAAAGgagtgattttttaaaaaaatcaaaaaagaaagaaaaagaaaagctTCTACacaagaaagaaaaaaaattacaaaagagCAAGAAAGAAAAGAGAAGCAAGAGCCATGAGCGGATCCGTCCAAATATTCCACCGCTGCTAATGAATATGGAAAAACATTCTGAACCCTCAATAACTGATGTTTTTGCTGGTCAAATCCTCAAGAATCATGGAGTCAACCTCGATAATTACAAAGATGACATTACAATTATGGAAACTAAGGCCTTCATTAAAGATAAGAGGCAGATTCTACCAATAATAGATCCTGCCTCTATATTGGAGACAGACACAAATTCAACAGAACCACAAAATTCTGACTCAAATTCAAACGAAGTGCCGAGGCAGAGTGCATTGAAagaaatgaatgaaattgaAGCCAAAATACAAGGGTTAAAGCAGAAATTGGTGGAGCAATTAGATTCTATGTCCGATGATGaagactttttaaatataagaactGAGGCAGAAGAGTTGATGAATGATTTTGCCGAGGATGTCTTTCAG GAAATTAGTCAACCGACGAAAGCGGCACTCGTCGTTTCGGAAGATGCACTGattcaaaaaaatacacaaaagtcTATCCCCAAGGAAGGGACGGACCGGCCCGTCGAGATCCCGAAGCTTTCCACGGAACGTTCGAAGGACGGTTCGGCCGTTGAAGTCCCGAGGATGCCCGATGACCCCACGGAGACGTTGCCCCAAATCGAGCTGAATCTCCCCAAACGCCCCATCAGAGAGCGGCTCGGCACTCGAAATCCGGTCAAGGACGCGGAAGTCAAGGCGACGGGAAAACCTTTAAGCCCCGAAAG CTTCACGCCGGAAAGGGAGACGACGGAGCCGGTCGAGACCAGAAAGGCGGACGACCGGAGCGCCAAGAGGCTCACCTCCAA AGTGTGCGCGTCCGTGGTGCGGGTCCGGCCTCGGCCGCGAGCCGACGCCTCCGCCTCCAACCTGCTGCTGAGGGCCGTCGCCGACGCGCACAAGAGCCTGCTGAACGTGAGTCCGGTCGGCCGAGATCCGTCCGCCGAACGGCGAGAGCGACTGAACTCCGTCCGTCCGTTGCAGATTCCCCCCAAGGTGGAGACGGAGCCGTCCAGTGTGAAGCGGGCGTTGGTGCTGCCCATGCGCCGCTGCGTCGATCCCGACAAGATCGTCATCCGCGTGGCCGCCGACGGACGGACCGACGAAGCGCA TAGGTTCGTGAGCAGCACCAGGGCGAAGGACGAATACCCTCCGATTGCCTCGAGCGAGAGAATCTCGAACTCGGCCTACGTCCCCACCCGGAGCGCCGTCGCCTCCGCCTCCGCCTCCGCCTCCGCCGCGGACTCGCTCGTGGTGGAGACCAT AAATATACACAATCCGACCGTCGACAAAGACAAAGACACACAATTCATAGTAACGATGGACGGTTACCACCCGAACGCGTTCCTGGCCAAAAAGCTTTTGACGGAGGGTCTATTAGATGACGACGACGGTGAATCAGGAAAGCTTACACCGCAAGCGACAaaggaaaaagaaataaacaaaaaagacaaaaatggACCCGCGAAGGCCGAAGAGGAAATGGCGCCAGTCGACGACAAAGTGAACGAAAAGAAACCCGAAGTGGAGAAGGAGCCGAAGGAGAGAGGCGGGCCCGTCTCGTCAGCCGTCAGCCAAAAGAAACGGTTGAGCGACACGAGCGAGGACAGCGGAACTcaagttattataaaacggGAAGACGAGAAGGTGGAAAAGAGAAAGAGGGGCGTGGCACCGAGTGCGGTAACGACGGACGTACCTGCGGTCAAGAAGAGAAGGGCGTCGCCGATAGTCTTCGACGTGGATAAGAAAGCGGGAGATCGAGACGCGCGAAGAGAGAGGACGGTGAGCGCGAGCAGTGACAGTCACTCCGTCTCGCTGACCACTCTCACCGACGCGAACAAATACGATGCGGTGCCTCCGC TGTCGCAAGCCGTGGCAGGCAGCGAGCGTCGAGGTTTGTGGTGCCGAGCCTTCCCTTCGTGCCGCTTCGGGCCTTCGTGCGCCTTCGTGCACCCTCGCTGCAAGTTCGCGGCCTCCTGCACCCGCCGAGGCTGCGTCTACGCGCACGACGCGCCCTCCGTCG CCTCCCACGTGGTCCCCGTCGCGAACTTCAAATCCGTTCCGAGTTCGATTCCTAACCTGTGCAAATTTTATCCGAACTGCGCGAACCCTTCGTGCCACTTCTACCATCCGAAGCCCTGTCGCTTCGGCAAGGCCTGCGCGAACAGGCTCGAGTGCAATTTCTACCACGCTGACGTTCCGGGAAAGATGTACACTCTTTGA